Proteins encoded within one genomic window of Macrobrachium nipponense isolate FS-2020 chromosome 9, ASM1510439v2, whole genome shotgun sequence:
- the LOC135217936 gene encoding keratin, type I cytoskeletal 10-like — translation MKFLLIALGAALVAVCLADGGHHGGGFGGNFGGGHGGFGGSHGGFGGRHGGGFGGGHGGFGGGSFGRGFGGSHGGGFGSGFGGGYGSRGNFGGNSFGGFGGNSFGRGSFGGGGYGK, via the exons ATG AAATTCCTGTTGATTGCTTTGGGCGCCGCCCTTGTGGCTGTCTGCCTTGCTGACGGAGGCCACCACGGTGGAGGATTTGGAGGCAACTTTGGTGGAGGTCATGGAGGCTTTGGAGGCTCCCATGGGGGCTTCGGTGGACGCCATGGAGGAGGCTTTGGAGGGGGCCATGGAGGATTTGGAGGTGGAAGCTTCGGGAGAGGTTTCGGTGGAAGCCACGGAGGAGGCTTTGGAAGCGGCTTCGGAGGTGGTTACGGTTCCCGAGGGAACTTCGGAGGCAATTCCTTCGGAGGCTTTGGCGGTAACTCCTTCGGGCGAGGATCCTTTGGAGGCGGCGGTTACGGAAAATAA
- the LOC135218551 gene encoding hornerin-like, giving the protein MRFLLIVGIALLDIPRRASAMSDSTSAGKVTDGRQEALGSFTEDYSSAQSSSDEDKGLSSLSRNLADDFFGGDPSVHDSGRSGGAFGRFFGAFDDKVFGSPFDRGAGSFGGSSSFEPETGASGGSNLFGEKTRPFKPSHESDQGKGSFGGSDVFEQGAGPHGESNSFKRGTGPFGESDNFKRGTVSFGESDTLKTVAGTFGESDSFERGTGSFGETDNFRRGTGSSGESHAFKQGTGPFGESSSFKRGTGSHGESGTFERGTGSFVGFGTLKPGTGFPFKQGTESFGDPHSFKRGTRFGGSSTLKQGTGLFGESFKQGTESFGDPHSFKRGTGFGGSSALKQGTGSFGESFKRGTGSFGDPHSFKRGTGFGGSSALKQGTGSFGESFKRGTGSFGDPHSFKRGTGFGGSGTFKRGKGSFGEPGTFQGGAGSLGESRPFKRGTESFADSFEDSSEFFGSSNGDDDIYDVTDGDEAEESHFFERDHFDGRKSESFSAGEFRGRPFGSDIYSADIDKGDIYDERGSDPFANEGHSGSFFRSENHESRDDIYGKKEVTDEDNGKRKTYNERTHFPSSSESGTYKGNSDGSYADEKVPRSISGSSDPSSFVNFSVGRFGSKTPN; this is encoded by the exons ATG AGGTTCTTGCTGATAGTTGGAATTGCCCTTCTGGACATCCCTAGGAGAGCAAGTGCTATGAGCGATAGTACTTCTGCTGGAAAAGTCACTGACGGCAGACAAGAGGCACTTGGAAGTTTTACAGAGGATTATTCTAGTGCTCAATCATCCAGTGATGAAGATAAAGGTTTAAGTAGCCTCTCGAGAAATCTTGCTGACGATTTCTTTGGAGGTGATCCTTCTGTGCATGATTCGGGAAGGTCTGGAggtgcctttggaaggttttttggTGCGTTCGATGACAAAGTGTTTGGAAGCCCTTTTGACAGGGGAGCTGGATCATTTGGAGGTTCCAGCTCGTTCGAACCGGAGACAGGAGCTTCAGGAGGCAGCAACTTGTTTGGTGAAAAAACgagacctttcaaaccttcccaCGAATCTGATCAAGGAAAAGGATCATTTGGAGGTTCAGACGTGTTTGAACAAGGAGCAGGACCACATGGTGAGTCCAACTCCTTTAAAAGGGGAACAGGACCGTTTGGAGAATCCGACAACTTTAAACGAGGAACAGTATCATTTGGGGAATCTGACACTCTCAAAACAGTAGCGGGAACATTTGGAGAATCCGATTCTTTTGAGCGAGGAACGGGATCGTTTGGAGAAACCGACAACTTTAGGCGAGGAACAGGATCATCTGGTGAATCCCACGCTTTTAAGCAGGGAACAGGACCATTTGGAGAATCCAGCTCTTTTAAAAGGGGAACAGGGTCACATGGAGAATCTGGCACCTTTGAGCGGGGAACAGGATCATTTGTAGGCTTCGGAACCTTGAAGCCGGGAACGGGATTCCCCTTTAAGCAGGGCACAGAATCATTTGGAGACCCCCACTCCTTTAAGCGAGGAACAAGATTTGGAGGGTCCAGCACCTTGAAGCAAGGAACAGGATTGTTTGGAGAATCCTTTAAGCAGGGAACAGAATCATTTGGAGACCCTCACTCATTTAAGCGGGGAACAGGATTTGGAGGGTCCAGCGCCTTGAAGCAAGGAACAGGATCATTTGGAGAATCCTTTAAGCGAGGAACAGGATCATTTGGAGACCCTCACTCATTTAAGCGGGGAACAGGATTTGGAGGGTCCAGCGCCTTGAAGCAAGGAACAGGATCGTTTGGAGAATCCTTTAAGCGGGGAACAGGATCATTTGGAGACCCTCACTCATTTAAGCGGGGAACAGGATTTGGAGGTTCCGGCACCTTTAAGCGGGGAAAAGGATCCTTTGGAGAACCTGGCACCTTTCAGGGGGGAGCAGGATCACTTGGAGAATCGCGCCCCTTTAAGAGGGGAACGGAATCATTTGCAGATTCGTTTGAAGACAGCAGTGAATTCTTTGGAAGTTCAAATGGAGATGATGACATCTACGACGTGACAGACGGTGATGAGGCTGAGGAATCTCACTTTTTCGAACGAGATCATTTTGACGGAAGGAAGAGTGAGTCCTTCTCTGCAGGAGAATTTCGTGGAAGGCCCTTTGGAAGCGACATTTACTCCGCTGACATCGACAAGGGAGACATTTATGACGAAAGGGGAAGTGACCCCTTCGCAAACGAAGGCCATTCCGGAAGTTTCTTCAGAAGTGAAAATCATGAAAGTCGCGACGACATCTATGGTAAAAAGGAAGTGACTGATGAAGATAATGGTAAAAGAAAGACCTATAACGAGAGGACCCATTTTCCAAGCTCCTCTGAAAGTGGAACGTACAAAGGAAACAGTGATGGCTCCTACGCCGATGAAAAAGTTCCTAGAAGTATCTCAGGCAGCAGTGATCCTTCGTCTTTTGTCAACTTCTCCGTTGGAAGATTTGGGAGTAAAACTCCAAACTGA